From the Triticum urartu cultivar G1812 chromosome 4, Tu2.1, whole genome shotgun sequence genome, the window GACCAGAGCAGCAATTAGTCAAGGTATTTTGTGTGTTCGTCTGGCAAAGCATTATGTTGTCTACACTAGTAAACGCATGCTGGATACTTTGTAACTAAAAAACTGAAAAGGTATGTCACGCGATGCCGTTAAGGAATTAAATGAACCACCGGAGTTCGTTTGCAGTAATGATTTCATATATTTGACTTTGCTTCTATCTACAGTTAAGTAACTGCATAATTTCTCAACTGAAAGGTTCTTTCCTCTCCTGAGGGATAAAGGAACACACTAGCAAGTAAAATGCTGTAACACGCTTAAAGAATTTCACTATAATGAGAATGGGACGATAGTATCTTATGCTTCATTGATATGGTGAGTTCTTTTCAAACTAACTTATTAATCGGTTTGCTAGATTGTGCATGATGAACTTGTTCAACTGATGGGTGGAGAGGTATCAGACTTGGTGTTCGCAAAAACTGGCCCAACGGTCATCCTACTGGCAGGTCTGCAAGGTGTTGGGAAGACTACTGTTTGTGCAAAACTTGCATTCTATCTGAAGAAACTGGTGCTTTCCTTGGCCTTTATTTTTGACAATCTTAATAGGGCGTCAATACACGATAACCTGTAGATACTTATACCAGAGTTAGGTTACAGGGGAAGAGTTGTATGCTGGTCGCTGCAGATGTTTACAGGCCTGCTGCCATTGATCAACTCACTGTACTGGGTGAACAGGTACTTCTTTGATGAACTTACCTTTTATGTAAGATGTCTGTGTACAGCTGCAACACTTAACTGCTTATGAAATCAATGTACGTTTGGGTTGTTTCGAAACTGAAAGGTTAAAGCTACCAGGTTGCATTTGCTTTCTGAATGCAATACTACAGTTTGGGCCTGGCTAAAAAAGGGCATTCACAGGTGGGTGTGCCAGTTTACTCGGAAGGAACCACGGCCAAACCTGCAGAAATAACCAAGAATGCCGTGGAAGAGGCgaaaagaaataatattgatgcgaTCGTAGTGGATACTGCTGGCAGACTGCAGGTCAGACTTCTCTGTATTTCCTTTACATTTTCAGTTTACTTATCGTAAACTACTGCCTGATAGAACTGTCACCATTGGTGGTACCTGATCATCTTTCTGACATCAGATTGATAAAACAATGATGGTTGAATTGAAAGAAGTGAAGAAGGCAGTTAATCCTACAGAGATTTTGCTTGTTGTTGATGCCATGACTGGCCAGGAAGCTGCAGGTATCTGTCTGTTTCTTGTTGTTACTATTCCAGTGTCATTCATAAACATTTAGGAAATCAGCTACAGGTCTGAAATTTGACTATCTGACAAATTCTATAATACTGTTGTTGTTCCTAATGTGTTCATAGAGCCGGAAGTTTTCTGCTAATTCTATATAATTTTGGATGCTTTAAAGTGCACTTTCCTTCAAAGCATCTGGCTTTAAAGAGCACTTTCAACTCTAATGCTGCACAAAATAATGTTTTCATAGTTGTTAcactttttccttttttttgtgCAGCATTAGAGTTGTAACAACTTACACTACTTCCTTTATTTTGTGCAGCATTGGTCACAACCTTTAATATTGAAATTGGTATATCCGGTGCTATATTGACTAAATTGGATGGTGATTCCAGGGGTGGAGCAGCACTTAGTGTTAAAGAGGTTATACTTGCCAGAAACTTTTCTCGCCATCATATACGCAAATGTTTAGGATCTCCCACATCATGCTTTTACTACAAGTTGATATTTGGAGCGGATCATTGTCTATATATATTGGCCCGAGCTGTGAATTCCTTTTGAAATAGACTTATTGGTTTAATGGATTTGCCTGCTCCTTTCACTAATTGTCCTAACTTTTGCTCTGTGTGCATTAGAGTTCCACTGTATATATTATGTTCTTCACTTGTATGTTGAGAAATATCTATATTTTATCACCAGACTGCCTATTTGCAAACATATTTCACCCAATCCGAAAACCTTAGTAATACCTGTGAGGTGCAAGTATGATAAAAAAAATTCCCCTTTCTTCTGCTGGTATATGTAACGCCATCACTACCTATCACTTAATCCTCTATGCAGGTGTCTGGAAAGCCCATCAAATTTGTAGGGCGAGGGGAGCGAATGGAGGACCTTGAGCTTTTCTATCCCGACCGCATGGCACAACGTGTTTTGGGAATGGGAGATGTCCTTTCATTTGTTGAAAAAGCACAAGAAGTCGTAAGTAGTTTCCTGTAAGACTGCTCTTCTGGTCTTGTCTGAAGCAATATTTTGATGGTTTCTATATGCTGCAAAATAGGTTCGCCAAGAGGATACCATGGAACTGCAGAAGAAGATCATGAGTGTGAAATTTGACTTCAATGACTTTTTAAAGCAGACACAAAATGTTGCCAAAATGGGATCCATGAGCCGTATAATCGGAATGATTCCAGGCATGAACAAGGTACATGAACCTGTGGGATTGATTCATTCCTTCAAACTGATGAAATAATTGCCAGAGCATGACAACACTTCTCGTTCTAAATAGGTTACTCCTGCACAAATCCGGGAAGCTGAGAAAAGACTTGCATTCGTAGAGTCGATGATCAATGCAATGACAGCCGGTACATTCCTCCTGAACTACCGCTAAACATATGAAGATTGTAGTAATGGTGATGGCTCCTTATGTCCTTGCATTTAACCCTTACACTTTGCAGAGGAAAGGGAAAAACCCGAGTTACTGGCCGAATCACGCGAGAGGAGGATTAGGGTAGCAGAGGAGTCTGATAAGACAGAACAAGAGGTTCGGTCCTACTGTTATCATCGTACCACAATGTTTCACTTATTCAGCATATTTGGCATTGCCCTACATGGAGCTAATCAGGCACTGCCATTTTCCACTATCAGGTGAGCCAACTGGTCGCGCAGCTCTTCCAAATGCGCGCGCAGATGAAGAAATTGATGGGTATGATGCAAGGGCAAGAAGCAATTGCAGGAATGGGAGATCTCATGGACTCGCTCAATGCTGACGAGAAGGTAAGGACGACACCTCTGGCAGTGTGAATGAGGTTTCCTCCTGTCAATTTTCTTCCCTGGAAAACTTACAGTTGCGTGGATTGTTATCGTTCAGGCACCTCCTGGCACCGCACGGCGGAGGAGACGGCGGAGCGAGCCGCCGCGGCAGAGGGAGCTGGATGCAGTGGGTGGCGCCAGTAGGCCTTGAGTTGATGTGCACTGGAGCTGGAATTTTTCACTGGAAGAGTTGTGGATTGGCATGTAGGTACGGGTCCTGCTGCATGGTGTAATATTTCCTGTACATTTTGGCATGCCGAGTTTAAGGTTAATGGGAAATGTGTTTAGTGGACGGAACATGCATTTTGAGAGTGGAGGGAATTAATTACATGTCTTAATATAAATACATGATTAGGTTTTAAAAACATATTCGAAATGAAAACATTAAGCCTGCCAAGACTTCTTTTTTGGAAAAGACACAACAGACGACGGCGACGATGACAACAACAATGACAAAGCTTTTAGAGTTGAAACTCGTAAGATGTCAAAACCAACTTACAGTTCTCAAAATCAACAAAGCCTTTAGACCTTCCATGTACCTTGAAAAGACGCAAACCTATTATAAAATTTCATCCAAAGTACAAAGCATTCCAAATACAATAATAATTACATTGAGATGCCCGAACCACCGAACAACCACTACCAGCAAAGACAATAAAAAAATGCATCGAGGTCCTCGGAACACCAAACAACCACTATCGGCAAACACAATAAAAATTACATCGATGTATCTGGACCACCGCACAATGACTACCACTGCCATAACGTCGTCGTCATTGAACTCTTGAATCAATTTGAAGTGCCTGACACCATATCTCGCCGTTGTGCACGTGCTGCGAGAAACTCTAACCTCGTAGCTCTAAGGAGACCACAGGAATCTACGCCGAGGCTCTGTCAACTCGggaaagaagaagagaaaaatgTTCTACCGCCGCCCACGAAGATGTTGGCCACACAATAAAGGGTGTTTTTATTGACTCATAATATAGCATCAAGGGATAATTAGCAACACCCAGCCCCTGCATAGTCTGAATGCACACAGCCAACACAagcatacacacacacacacatacaaaCGGCCTCACCAGCAAAGAGCCAAGTCATACTAGACCAAAACTATGCCTAGGCGAAGAAAAAAAAAAAACACAGCGATTAAAGATGTACATCAACAACCATCAGCTCCAACTATCTCATGATAACACATGGATTATAAAAGCGGTTCTTCAAAAGGaacacctccaagaagggacACACCAGTGGCATTGTCGCCGGATCCTACACCCAAAGGTCATACCATGGATTTTGACCCTGGAGATCAAGTCTAAGCAAACCCCGTTCAATGCCTTCACCAGGTAGGCCAGACCTAGGGTTTTCACCCAAAGCTCAAGACTGAGTACTCAAAATGCACCACCTGATCGAATTCATCTTGCATTATCTTGAAGAACTCTAGGTTTCAGATAGCATCTCACAGGTGCCCAATTCCATGCATGCTATTGTTGTTTAATTAATTTCTGTATGCAAAAACCAGAACATGTCTTGTACTCTATCCATTACCACACGACAATGCGCAGATATTGTCTAttccatccgttcctaaatataaatataagtcttttagagattccactataaAGACTATATTTGAATGTTTATAGACGTCTTTTAGAGTacagattcactcattttgctccatatgtagtctatagtggaatctctagaaagacatatatttagaaacagagggagtagttacAAATCGTTTGGGCTACACAATAAAGCAACGACAGACAATACAGATGTGTAACAACAATGGACCTTCCGGTTAGCTATTCTGTTCTCAATGATAATCATCAAGACTGAAGGGGAAAAAAGCAAGCCATGCATTTTTTGAAGATCACAGAAATACTCACTCCCGGTTCATTGGAACTTACACAGCAAAGGCCGTATACACGTATGTTGTCACTATTTGCAAGCTGCGGCTAGAGATCTCAAATATGTCCGTACTGGGTTCAACTAGCAGTGACCCCCATGGCCAGCCATGTCTCACCGGCGGTAACCGCGCATCGAGTCTAGGTCCCGCTGCCTCAGGTTGCCGTACTTCCTCCTGCGCTTACCAGTAGCCATGGCAGCCTGAATGATCACAGTTGCGCAAAGTATTAAAACTCATATACAAGACACAATAACAACACATGTAATATGCCCCTGGTCTGTTGACCCGGGTGGTGCCTTGACCTGTTCTTCGGCTTTGATGGACTCCGCGAGATTTTCCATGTCGGGTGTATCTTTTCCTTGCATGCCAGCCATCATCTTCTGCATTCGAGTGCGCATTTGGAAAAGCTGCGATACTAGTTGGCTCACCTGATAGCAAGAAAATGTTCAGTTCAGCTCCATGAGGTTCCGTGGTTTATATGCTACTAGATCAAATGACGATGAAATGACAACGGAACCTGCTGTTCTGTCTTTCCAGCATCCTTGGCCACTCTTCTCCTCCTCTCGCGTGACTCAGCAAGTAACTCTGGTCTTTCCCTTTCATCTGAACATAGTCAGGATAATTAGTGCTGGGCAAATGTTCATGACAACACTCCGTCGAAATTATGCTACAAAAAATTAGGACTGGTACGTCTTTTGGTCGATGAACTTGGCACGCACAACTGGCATTGTCCCAGCTATGGAACTGCAAAATGTTTATTTTGATGGCGGCCCTCAATTCTGACCTCACCAAGTTATATGCCACATGAATGATTCCCTCGTCAGACTAGTTTTTTCTTTTGAAATGCATAGACATTTCATGAAATATTAAAAGAAGGAAAACCATGTTTGTTTTCTAAAGCAGGATAATTTCAAACTACAGCAACTTAAGATACTACCTGTGGACATCAGAACACCAACCAAACAAATAGTTGATTGCCAATGAGCTTCAGTCTGTCTATTCACATCATTTCATATTTTGTACAAAGGAAGTACGAACTACTGGCAAACTACTGAATTCACAGATCAATATCAGAATTGATCCCAACCTGTTATTAAATGCTTACACATTTTTTGCAAAAAGGAGGattacccccggcctctgcatcaagCGATGCACACAACCAATTAAAGGCTTACACATAATATGTAAGAAAATACAAAGCACTTTCCCTAATATAGCAAGTGTTTGGAAAGAACATGCAAGGCCATATCTTCATGATGTGAACTGAGTGTAGATTATACATACCAGCAGTCATCACATTGATCATTGACTCCATAAACTTAACATTTTTCTCAGCTTCACGGATTTGTGCTGGAGTAACCTACTCAAAACGCGGCAAGAGTTGTGGTCTTAATAAGTAATAACATAAAATTTATATCTTGAACATAAGGGGCAAAAAGTCAATTCAGAAGACTGGTTCCAAGGAAATGTAATAAATTAGGTACAGAATTCATATCCGCACCTTGTTCATGCCTGGAATCATGCCAATTATACGACTGAACGAACCCATCTGCGCAATAGCTTTTGTTTGCTTCAAGAAATCATTGAAGTTAAACTTTGCGCTCATAATCTTCTTCTGTAATTCCTCAGCATCTTCTTGATTCATCTACTTGCAGCAGTATGTTACACCATATAAATATGACATTATTGTTTAATGAAAGACACAAGGAAAATTGCATTTCACAAAAAGATACTTACCACTTGCTGTGCTTGCTCAACAAATGAAAGTACATCTCCCATTCCCAAGATACGTTGCGCCATACGATCTGGATAGAAAGGCTCAAGATCCTCAACACGTTCTCCTCGGCCTATGAACTTGATGGGCTTTCCAGACACCTGCAGAGTTCTTCATTGTCATATTTTTCATATGCATGCTAACAAAAGGAACAAAGACAGAAAGCTTGCTAATATAGCCATAACACACGTAAACACTGAACATTTATTATTTAACCTTGCGCAATCGTGTACTTTTCTGTTATACTGTACAAAATTGACGATGAAAAACCTATACAGGAGGAAAAGGTAAATCCTGAGAATAAGTAAAATAAACTTATGTAACCCCTCCGTGACATACATTATTTCATTGAATTTATGGGCATATCAACTCTTGTGTCATAATGCCTTTTTGCCAGTTATTGAGAATTGAGAAGTCTAGAAAGATCAAATAAAACCAAAATGTATGGACACAAATAGTGCCTTCTATGCACTAGAAATCAGTAGTTCGTTTAGACAGAACTATGAATCTGGATGGTCACACCAAATGGACAAAGTTTTGCAAGTTGAGAGACCTCTTTGATACTTAGTGCTGCCCCACCTCTGGAGTCACCATCCAGTTTTGTCAGTATAGCACCAGTTATACCAATTTCAACATTGAAGGCGCCGACCAATGCTGATAAAAAAATCAGCAAGGGTAAGTAACAGTGCGACTCTAGCAGATGATGAAGAGTTTCAGAATAACAAGTCCTGCTACTACAGGGAGCGTGCTCCTGCTCCTTTGAAAAGAACACAATAAATTGTAAGGAAAACTGAACGAAGACAATTGGACCAAACATAGCTCTTATATACATGTAGATGAACATGACTAATATGGGACCCCCA encodes:
- the LOC125551070 gene encoding signal recognition particle 54 kDa protein, chloroplastic-like: MKATTILTLSSSHAAAARRSPARATISDPHLRQYPVRTSRLRVAQSLASRPLSSGWRRRRRGSGLVVRAETFGQLTTGLDSAWNKLRGVDVLTKETIAEPMRDIRRALLEADVSLPVVRRFVSSVSEKALGSDVIRGIRPEQQLVKIVHDELVQLMGGEVSDLVFAKTGPTVILLAGLQGVGKTTVCAKLAFYLKKLGKSCMLVAADVYRPAAIDQLTVLGEQVGVPVYSEGTTAKPAEITKNAVEEAKRNNIDAIVVDTAGRLQIDKTMMVELKEVKKAVNPTEILLVVDAMTGQEAAALVTTFNIEIGISGAILTKLDGDSRGGAALSVKEVSGKPIKFVGRGERMEDLELFYPDRMAQRVLGMGDVLSFVEKAQEVVRQEDTMELQKKIMSVKFDFNDFLKQTQNVAKMGSMSRIIGMIPGMNKVTPAQIREAEKRLAFVESMINAMTAEEREKPELLAESRERRIRVAEESDKTEQEVSQLVAQLFQMRAQMKKLMGMMQGQEAIAGMGDLMDSLNADEKAPPGTARRRRRRSEPPRQRELDAVGGASRP